The proteins below are encoded in one region of Candidatus Thermoplasmatota archaeon:
- a CDS encoding DUF3786 domain-containing protein, which translates to MPDLLERKKPSSLDEVIEEAWKELESRDRATVAKHSLGELKDGVLEILFLGERYLLDFDERVVKNVDGSTANRFFATLVLHYVVGVDESMPTGELVSFREFWGGESYHGAFVSRAIQPVKDAFAEAPEELKARAEKLGGRRVDHGDVSYEIPVFPKVALTIIIWRGDEEIPGSANMLFDHQAGRILHTEDLAALGELVARMLVR; encoded by the coding sequence ATGCCCGACCTTCTGGAAAGGAAGAAACCGAGCTCGTTGGACGAGGTCATTGAGGAGGCGTGGAAGGAGCTCGAGTCGAGGGACCGAGCGACCGTGGCCAAGCACTCGCTCGGAGAGCTGAAGGACGGGGTCCTCGAGATACTGTTTCTCGGGGAACGATATCTCCTGGACTTCGATGAGCGTGTGGTTAAGAACGTCGACGGTTCGACCGCCAACCGTTTCTTCGCGACTCTCGTTCTCCACTACGTCGTCGGCGTTGACGAGTCGATGCCCACGGGTGAACTGGTTTCCTTCAGGGAATTCTGGGGCGGGGAATCATATCACGGCGCCTTCGTGAGCAGGGCGATACAGCCCGTCAAGGACGCATTCGCGGAGGCCCCGGAAGAGCTGAAGGCACGCGCGGAGAAGCTGGGAGGGAGGAGAGTTGACCACGGCGATGTCTCCTACGAGATCCCCGTCTTCCCGAAGGTCGCGCTGACGATCATCATCTGGAGGGGGGATGAGGAGATACCGGGGTCCGCGAACATGCTCTTTGACCACCAGGCAGGGCGGATCCTGCACACCGAGGACCTGGCGGCCTTGGGAGAGCTGGTCGCGAGGATGCTTGTCCGGTAG
- a CDS encoding dihydropteroate synthase yields the protein MIVISERINGLFKSVSKAIDSRDTQFLQNLAREQVAAGADVLDINTGPGVDDPSGIMKWMVETVQDAVDAQLSIDTPNVQAMEAGITAAKNRVIMNSTTAEAAKMDALFPLAQKYDSEIICLTLDEKGIPNDANSRAELAMVMVAKAVELGISTDKLYLDPLVLPVGAAQDQGMKVLDALGMFKAIADPAPKTVVGLSNVSNNTKERPLLNRTYLVMLLAYGLDAAIMDPSDQDLMYAAKAGEILLNKKLYADDFLRV from the coding sequence ATGATAGTCATAAGCGAAAGGATAAACGGGCTTTTCAAATCTGTATCGAAGGCAATTGACAGCAGGGACACTCAGTTCCTTCAGAACCTGGCAAGAGAGCAGGTCGCCGCCGGCGCGGACGTGCTCGACATAAACACCGGACCGGGGGTAGACGACCCGTCTGGAATAATGAAATGGATGGTAGAGACCGTTCAGGACGCGGTGGATGCACAGCTCTCGATAGACACGCCCAACGTGCAGGCAATGGAGGCGGGGATAACAGCCGCTAAGAACAGGGTCATAATGAACTCGACCACGGCAGAGGCAGCCAAGATGGACGCGCTCTTCCCGCTCGCGCAGAAGTACGATTCCGAGATTATCTGCCTGACCCTTGATGAGAAGGGAATCCCCAATGACGCCAACAGCAGAGCCGAGCTGGCCATGGTGATGGTCGCGAAGGCAGTGGAGCTCGGGATAAGCACGGACAAGCTTTACCTGGACCCCCTCGTGCTACCAGTGGGCGCGGCGCAGGACCAGGGGATGAAGGTCCTCGATGCCCTTGGGATGTTCAAGGCGATCGCGGACCCGGCGCCCAAGACGGTCGTCGGGCTCAGCAACGTGTCCAATAACACAAAGGAGAGACCGCTGCTGAACAGAACCTACCTCGTCATGCTTCTCGCATATGGACTCGACGCTGCCATAATGGACCCGAGCGATCAGGACCTCATGTACGCGGCCAAGGCCGGAGAGATCCTCCTCAACAAGAAGCTCTACGCGGACGACTTCCTGAGGGTCTAG
- the carA gene encoding glutamine-hydrolyzing carbamoyl-phosphate synthase small subunit, which produces MRGFLVLEDGTVLEGVSFGANGTAYGEIVFNTNMTGYCEALTDPSYRGQILMMTYPLIGNYGVDASTFESPRIQPRAFVVRENCTTPSHRTSRMSLHQFLLRHGIPGISGVDTRMLTIKIREHGTLKAAVCTAKNARPKDVLERVREMEHPAESNLVAEVSCRRAHRYGSGGKRVVLMDCGTKRSIISNLASQAEVIRVPYATTAERVLELEPDGVLISNGPGDPAHPVMMERTAQTIKRLVGELPIMGICLGHQLLALSLGAETFKLKFGHRGGNHPVIDSRKKVRITSQNHGFAVTDGVPKQLKVTERNLNDGTIEGLRHRSLPVFSVQYHPEASPGPHDSLSLFDRFMEMMEAHRA; this is translated from the coding sequence ATGAGAGGGTTCCTGGTACTCGAAGACGGAACGGTCCTCGAGGGTGTCTCTTTTGGTGCAAACGGGACGGCGTACGGGGAGATCGTCTTCAACACGAACATGACGGGCTACTGCGAGGCCCTGACGGACCCGTCCTATCGCGGCCAGATCCTCATGATGACGTACCCGCTGATAGGGAACTACGGCGTGGACGCCTCCACGTTCGAGTCGCCCAGGATCCAGCCCAGGGCGTTCGTCGTGAGAGAGAACTGCACGACGCCCTCGCACCGCACGTCGAGGATGAGCTTGCACCAGTTCCTGCTCAGGCACGGCATCCCGGGCATTTCCGGCGTCGACACCAGGATGTTGACTATCAAGATACGGGAGCACGGGACGCTGAAGGCGGCCGTCTGCACCGCCAAGAACGCGAGACCGAAGGACGTCCTTGAGCGGGTCAGAGAGATGGAGCACCCCGCGGAGTCCAATCTGGTCGCGGAAGTGAGCTGCAGGCGGGCGCACCGCTACGGTTCCGGGGGCAAGAGGGTCGTCCTGATGGACTGCGGGACGAAGAGGAGCATAATCAGCAACCTCGCGTCGCAGGCTGAGGTGATCAGAGTGCCCTACGCCACCACCGCCGAGCGTGTCCTGGAGCTCGAGCCCGATGGCGTTCTGATCTCGAACGGCCCCGGGGACCCCGCCCATCCCGTCATGATGGAGAGGACCGCTCAAACCATCAAGCGCCTCGTCGGAGAGCTCCCGATAATGGGGATTTGCCTGGGGCACCAGCTCCTCGCGCTCTCCCTGGGCGCGGAGACGTTCAAGCTCAAGTTCGGGCACAGGGGCGGCAACCACCCCGTCATCGATTCGAGGAAGAAGGTGAGGATAACCTCCCAGAACCACGGGTTCGCGGTGACCGACGGGGTGCCGAAGCAGCTGAAGGTGACGGAGAGGAACCTCAACGACGGGACCATCGAGGGACTCCGCCACAGGAGCCTACCAGTGTTCTCGGTCCAGTACCATCCTGAAGCGTCACCGGGCCCGCATGACAGCCTGAGCCTGTTCGACCGGTTCATGGAAATGATGGAGGCGCACCGTGCCTAG
- a CDS encoding methylenetetrahydrofolate reductase C-terminal domain-containing protein has protein sequence MIVTEEKPLEEIMSFLGGHKKILIAGCDGCDQPPRGLREAKSLALLIEMASELKGEKVETTYTTVIKQCDDKIAHSTLSPLMESVDAVVSLSCGIGVQVLSDVLEDAPVFPGQNTMFMGSEEREMGTVSERCAACGDCILDLTAGICPIARCSKSLLNGPCGGSQDGKCEVDKELDCAWQLIYDRLKALGRLEQMEEIMPAKDWSTSTHGGTRRTPKEMMFMDRPRRD, from the coding sequence ATGATAGTCACAGAGGAGAAACCGCTCGAGGAGATCATGAGCTTCCTGGGCGGGCACAAGAAGATACTCATCGCCGGGTGCGACGGCTGCGACCAGCCCCCGCGCGGGCTGAGGGAGGCGAAGAGCCTGGCATTGCTCATCGAGATGGCCTCCGAGCTCAAGGGCGAGAAGGTCGAGACTACATACACGACGGTCATCAAGCAGTGCGACGACAAGATCGCACACTCGACGCTGAGCCCGCTCATGGAGAGTGTGGACGCCGTAGTTTCGCTCTCTTGCGGAATCGGCGTTCAGGTCCTCAGCGACGTGCTCGAGGACGCTCCCGTGTTCCCCGGGCAGAACACGATGTTCATGGGCTCGGAGGAGCGGGAGATGGGAACGGTCTCCGAGAGGTGCGCCGCGTGCGGGGACTGCATTCTCGACCTCACCGCGGGGATATGCCCGATAGCCAGATGCTCCAAGAGCCTGCTCAACGGACCCTGCGGCGGGTCCCAGGACGGGAAGTGCGAGGTGGACAAGGAGCTCGACTGCGCGTGGCAGCTCATATACGACCGCCTGAAGGCCCTCGGCAGGCTGGAGCAGATGGAGGAGATCATGCCCGCCAAGGACTGGTCGACGAGCACGCACGGCGGTACGAGAAGGACGCCGAAGGAGATGATGTTCATGGACCGCCCGAGGAGGGATTAG
- a CDS encoding NAD(P)/FAD-dependent oxidoreductase yields MWDVVIVGSGPAGLFAANELADGKRILVIDMGKGVKERECPLKYDWGCEKCKPCDIMCGLGGAGTFSGGRLNLRPDIGGDLTELVETAEQAWQLIEDVDRVFLKHGAPQELHTPDQGDVERLSHKAASAGVKFINIPQRHIGSDNAPKVIEAFAEDLRGRGVEFLLDTRVTDLLIEDGVCRGVRTGDKEILAKAVILCPGRVGAPWVEDLVAREVMTARFGPIDVGVRIEVPAIVMDPVTKVNMDPKFHIHTKTYDDFARTFCTNARGYVVRERYDSFIGVNGHSMVSEHSKNTNFALLVRVELTEPVENTTIYGRSIAELATTIGGGKPIIQRMGDLRRGRRSNRERLKSNLVVGTLKDVAPGDISMALPGRIVTDIIEALEKLNEIIPGVAANSTLIYAPEIKFYAMEVEVDERMQTSVRNLFAAGDGVGLSGDIVNASATGILAGRGVKETLS; encoded by the coding sequence ATGTGGGATGTAGTCATCGTCGGTTCTGGCCCTGCAGGCCTCTTCGCGGCCAACGAGCTAGCGGACGGCAAGAGAATCCTCGTCATCGACATGGGCAAGGGCGTGAAGGAGAGGGAGTGCCCGCTCAAGTACGACTGGGGGTGCGAGAAGTGCAAACCCTGCGACATCATGTGCGGTCTTGGCGGGGCGGGAACGTTCTCTGGCGGGCGGCTGAACCTGAGACCCGACATCGGCGGGGACCTGACGGAGTTGGTGGAGACCGCCGAGCAGGCCTGGCAGCTCATTGAGGATGTTGACAGGGTCTTCCTGAAGCACGGAGCACCGCAGGAGCTCCACACGCCGGACCAGGGCGACGTGGAGAGGCTCAGCCACAAAGCCGCGTCCGCAGGGGTCAAGTTCATCAACATCCCGCAGAGGCACATCGGCTCGGACAACGCCCCGAAGGTGATAGAGGCCTTCGCCGAGGACCTGAGAGGCCGAGGCGTCGAGTTCCTCTTGGACACGAGAGTCACCGATCTGCTGATAGAGGACGGCGTGTGCCGAGGAGTCCGGACGGGTGACAAGGAGATCCTCGCCAAGGCAGTGATCCTGTGCCCCGGTCGAGTGGGTGCGCCGTGGGTGGAGGACCTCGTGGCAAGAGAAGTAATGACTGCGCGTTTCGGCCCCATCGACGTCGGCGTGAGGATCGAGGTCCCCGCGATAGTCATGGACCCCGTCACGAAGGTGAACATGGATCCGAAGTTCCATATCCACACGAAGACGTACGACGACTTCGCCAGGACGTTCTGCACGAACGCACGAGGATACGTCGTCAGGGAAAGGTACGACAGCTTCATCGGCGTGAACGGGCACTCCATGGTCTCAGAGCACTCGAAGAACACGAACTTCGCCCTGCTCGTAAGGGTGGAACTGACCGAGCCCGTGGAGAACACGACCATCTACGGCAGGTCCATCGCCGAGCTCGCGACAACGATCGGCGGCGGGAAGCCCATCATACAGAGGATGGGGGACCTGAGAAGGGGAAGGAGGTCGAACCGGGAGCGGTTGAAGTCCAACCTCGTCGTGGGAACGCTCAAGGACGTCGCACCGGGAGACATCTCCATGGCCCTCCCCGGTCGCATAGTGACCGATATCATCGAGGCGCTGGAGAAGCTCAACGAGATCATACCCGGTGTCGCGGCGAACTCCACGCTGATCTACGCGCCCGAAATCAAGTTCTACGCGATGGAGGTCGAGGTCGACGAGAGGATGCAGACGAGCGTGCGGAACTTGTTCGCGGCAGGCGACGGCGTGGGCCTCTCAGGGGACATCGTTAACGCTTCTGCCACAGGAATCCTGGCGGGAAGGGGAGTCAAGGAGACTCTGAGCTGA
- a CDS encoding hydrogenase iron-sulfur subunit, producing the protein MDFPIDIHADDCGECRICPAACPYEAIEIDTERNVAVLDQEKCMICGICAPACPINAIDTYYYDKDALRGYLESKMTDGADTLVIYCRGSAPSDEELVEMVGVKEFIPMAIPCIGRMPLDTYMDAVNMGIERIFVIACEEDFCRFIEGAETNTTKMLTAQMMLEDIGYPEDTVTLLRNTLVADVDRDACVGCGNCFALCPFDAVTMESPGISNIDPEKCRGCGICVPYCTGMAIELKKSEYEPLSKKVEAEVERTEPKLVVFGCQWSEFRLLDDIYEEHLPEDIGFIELPCSGRIDPLHVLEAFKNGAEGVLIVTCPEDLCRLEEGSKHAHRRAESLKALLEETGIDPERLQLTEATPRIIGSFANALEHFKQNMKELGTAEKVEEGTG; encoded by the coding sequence ATGGATTTTCCAATAGACATTCACGCCGATGACTGCGGGGAGTGCCGGATATGTCCTGCCGCCTGCCCGTACGAGGCGATCGAGATCGACACGGAGAGGAACGTCGCCGTCCTTGACCAGGAGAAGTGCATGATCTGCGGTATCTGCGCGCCCGCCTGTCCCATAAACGCGATCGACACGTACTACTACGACAAGGACGCGCTCAGGGGTTACCTGGAGAGCAAGATGACCGACGGTGCGGACACGCTTGTCATATACTGTCGGGGAAGCGCGCCCTCGGACGAGGAGCTCGTCGAGATGGTCGGGGTGAAGGAGTTCATACCCATGGCGATACCGTGCATAGGCAGGATGCCTCTGGACACGTACATGGACGCCGTCAACATGGGCATCGAGCGCATCTTCGTCATCGCATGCGAGGAGGATTTCTGCCGCTTCATAGAGGGTGCGGAGACGAACACGACCAAGATGCTCACCGCCCAGATGATGCTGGAGGACATCGGCTACCCGGAGGACACGGTCACTCTGCTGAGGAACACGCTCGTGGCCGACGTCGACAGGGACGCCTGCGTCGGCTGCGGCAACTGCTTCGCGCTCTGTCCGTTCGACGCCGTCACGATGGAGAGCCCTGGCATCTCGAACATAGACCCTGAGAAGTGCCGCGGCTGCGGGATATGCGTCCCCTACTGCACCGGGATGGCGATTGAGCTCAAGAAGTCCGAGTACGAGCCCCTGTCGAAGAAGGTCGAGGCGGAGGTCGAGAGGACAGAGCCCAAGCTGGTGGTCTTCGGATGCCAGTGGAGCGAGTTCAGGCTTCTCGACGACATCTACGAGGAGCACCTTCCCGAGGACATCGGGTTCATCGAACTGCCTTGCTCCGGGAGGATAGACCCGCTGCACGTGCTAGAGGCGTTCAAGAACGGAGCCGAGGGCGTCCTCATCGTCACCTGCCCGGAGGACCTCTGCAGGCTCGAGGAGGGGAGCAAGCACGCGCACAGGCGGGCCGAGAGCCTGAAGGCGCTTCTCGAGGAGACGGGGATAGACCCGGAGAGGCTTCAGCTGACGGAGGCCACGCCGCGCATCATAGGCAGCTTCGCCAACGCCCTGGAGCACTTCAAGCAGAACATGAAGGAGCTTGGCACCGCCGAGAAGGTGGAGGAGGGAACAGGATGA
- a CDS encoding methylenetetrahydrofolate reductase, which produces MKAESHLEKLLEKGEFAVTGECGPPQSADPGVIRKKIDLLRGSVDAANITDNQTAIARLCSMAAGVIMLGEGLEPIMQMTCRDRNRLAIQSDILGAASLGIKNLLCLTGDHQTFGNHPGSKNVFDLDSIQLIQLVKVMRDEKKFQCGDDMDVEPRIFIGAAANPFGDPFEFRVARLAKKIAAGVDFIQTQGIYDIERFEKWMDGVCERGLDKKAHILGGVIPFKSLGAAKYIKFRVPGMSVPDEITERMKNASDAKKEGVQIAIETVEALKEMKGVHGVHIMAIEWEEKVPEIAEGAGLLPRPGVA; this is translated from the coding sequence GTGAAGGCGGAGAGCCACCTCGAGAAGCTGCTCGAGAAGGGCGAGTTCGCGGTCACGGGAGAGTGCGGCCCGCCACAGAGCGCGGACCCCGGCGTCATACGGAAGAAGATCGACCTGCTCAGGGGGTCAGTCGACGCTGCCAACATCACGGACAATCAGACGGCCATCGCCAGACTCTGCAGCATGGCGGCGGGCGTCATCATGCTCGGCGAGGGGCTCGAGCCCATAATGCAGATGACCTGCCGCGACCGGAACAGGCTCGCCATCCAGTCCGACATACTGGGAGCCGCCAGCCTGGGCATAAAGAACCTGCTCTGCCTCACGGGCGACCACCAGACGTTCGGTAATCACCCCGGCTCGAAGAACGTCTTCGACCTCGATTCAATACAGCTCATCCAGCTGGTGAAGGTGATGAGGGACGAGAAGAAGTTCCAGTGCGGGGACGACATGGACGTCGAGCCGCGCATCTTCATCGGGGCGGCCGCCAACCCGTTCGGCGACCCGTTCGAGTTCCGCGTCGCACGGCTGGCGAAGAAGATCGCCGCCGGAGTGGACTTCATCCAGACGCAGGGGATCTACGACATCGAGCGGTTCGAGAAATGGATGGACGGCGTTTGCGAGAGGGGTCTGGACAAGAAGGCGCACATCCTGGGTGGTGTCATTCCGTTCAAGTCGCTCGGAGCCGCGAAGTACATCAAGTTCAGGGTCCCCGGGATGAGCGTGCCCGATGAGATCACCGAGAGGATGAAGAACGCCTCCGACGCGAAGAAAGAGGGCGTGCAGATAGCCATCGAGACGGTGGAGGCGCTCAAGGAGATGAAGGGCGTCCACGGTGTCCACATAATGGCCATCGAGTGGGAGGAGAAGGTTCCCGAGATCGCGGAGGGCGCTGGGCTCCTTCCGAGACCGGGCGTTGCCTAG
- a CDS encoding mechanosensitive ion channel family protein, which yields MARKLLLLSLVMLIAVSLCAQVTAQDLAEVHEVDVYDKDLEAGEKVTFKWLIYSKANSSILVTVEGTPLSGEDWSASLSHTYFIIKPDESANVTLDVESTTDVDAMTVPFNVWLNETLAADPVIVESHSMNATVNFLVAPIVPEPENKIFGFWDNPLPEPFNERWMTFIITILIWAGIAGLVIGIIDPYVKRLAKKSKNELDDIVWNIIRLPLFVIIVLLGFTNSLVILGLPHEYTDPVSLVQSIVVVLILTWLAYRIFSGVLTYYGQTVAQKTQTNLDDVLVPVIKKIGGILIFVIGIATLVSLFGIDITAFLAGMGVLGIAIAFAAQESLSNFFSGMFLLLDRPFVEGDLIEIGGKRCRIEKIGLRSTTLYHRSAHKTLVVPNNQLARETIVNIVEPDLEYRLSLTIGVDYDSDIDKVKETMVGAALSHAHVLQGGRKAPYARVEEFGDSAVVMKMKLWIDDADKRNRYAGQIRELISKAFRREGIVVPFPSRDVYMKRE from the coding sequence TTGGCCAGGAAGCTTCTGCTGTTGTCCTTGGTAATGCTGATTGCCGTGTCCCTTTGCGCGCAGGTCACCGCTCAAGACCTCGCGGAGGTCCACGAGGTGGATGTCTATGACAAAGACCTCGAAGCGGGGGAGAAGGTGACCTTCAAATGGCTGATCTACAGCAAGGCCAATTCGAGCATCCTTGTGACGGTCGAGGGGACCCCCTTGAGCGGGGAGGATTGGTCCGCATCCCTCAGCCATACGTATTTCATCATAAAGCCGGACGAGTCCGCGAACGTCACGCTTGACGTCGAGTCCACGACGGACGTGGACGCAATGACCGTTCCCTTCAACGTGTGGCTGAACGAGACGCTCGCCGCGGACCCGGTGATAGTGGAATCACATTCGATGAACGCCACGGTCAACTTCCTCGTGGCCCCGATAGTGCCGGAGCCGGAGAACAAGATATTCGGATTCTGGGACAACCCACTTCCAGAGCCCTTCAACGAGCGATGGATGACGTTCATCATCACCATACTCATCTGGGCGGGAATCGCGGGCCTGGTGATAGGGATAATCGACCCATATGTGAAGCGCCTCGCGAAGAAGTCCAAGAACGAGCTGGATGACATCGTCTGGAACATCATTCGATTGCCCCTCTTCGTGATAATCGTTCTCTTGGGCTTCACCAACTCGCTCGTCATCTTGGGCCTACCTCACGAGTACACGGACCCCGTTTCCCTGGTCCAGAGCATCGTCGTTGTGCTCATCCTCACATGGCTCGCGTACAGAATCTTCTCAGGAGTCCTGACGTACTATGGTCAAACGGTGGCCCAGAAGACCCAGACGAATCTGGATGACGTGCTCGTGCCCGTGATCAAGAAGATCGGCGGGATACTGATATTCGTCATAGGCATAGCGACTCTGGTCTCCCTCTTCGGGATAGACATAACCGCGTTCCTGGCGGGTATGGGTGTGCTCGGCATCGCGATAGCCTTCGCGGCGCAGGAGAGCCTGTCCAACTTCTTCAGCGGCATGTTCCTGCTTCTCGACAGGCCCTTCGTGGAGGGCGACCTGATCGAGATTGGCGGTAAGCGGTGCAGGATCGAGAAGATCGGGCTGAGGTCAACGACGCTCTATCACAGGTCCGCTCACAAGACGCTCGTCGTCCCGAACAACCAGCTCGCGCGGGAGACGATAGTCAACATAGTGGAACCCGACCTCGAGTATCGCCTGAGCCTGACGATCGGCGTCGACTACGACTCGGATATCGACAAGGTGAAGGAGACCATGGTCGGTGCCGCCCTGAGCCATGCTCACGTCCTCCAGGGGGGTCGGAAGGCCCCCTACGCCCGGGTCGAGGAGTTCGGCGACTCGGCAGTAGTCATGAAGATGAAGCTCTGGATAGACGACGCCGACAAGCGCAACAGGTACGCCGGCCAGATCCGGGAGCTGATAAGCAAGGCCTTCAGGCGCGAGGGAATCGTGGTCCCGTTCCCGTCTCGGGACGTGTACATGAAGAGGGAGTAG